The following coding sequences are from one Lasioglossum baleicum chromosome 18, iyLasBale1, whole genome shotgun sequence window:
- the Nup75 gene encoding nuclear pore complex protein Nup75, producing the protein MADVENPPTIDIPHIHKNERLSANWVNSNKVSIYNTKNLQNKDFATYSPTVHILKPEVILFSPQLRKLVNESNGVFLSIRKIKVSSDDIRPELLKHSKQYRSILRACIESLQDICGKSVSDKKESVENFLTIFYQIECVWHLTEILYIDIVPGDVVLPQLLEWIKFHFPSTERMANKILTLKTIGADLKHANYWETVIRCTLHGKLESVRALLALHSKADDPAFIIADNILKTMPVYNVYGGYSVNEFNMRWKHWQLDLGSHLSSKDFIIDQDLEMIMKLIAGEQEVLWQLTSYTDAWYELLAAKLFYTSPCCKQPELSHHANSIAKRWQANRPSDNAIRALMESDLHQVIKEIQYMGDNGWFATHLVDLLYTCGRLKVLDKDQIEVTNQLHESLILEYGNALMEHHSLWQCGASYLMHCPMEGLARLELLIQSLPMGSEARINKIIDIARDNRMDHIVTSICKIQGIKCIKHGRLGNALAWALKGQDSGFVTYIADQFLKQYADTGKLECRDLLENLGFCMMASDRLTFLGKYCEFHQMYNIGEFKEAASLLVSLLVSNLTPKYFWSILLSDAIPLLEAKDVIISSNDCYELLRCVEAHGDDPKFQVEIEIFRLAVARNLARALSLEGCQ; encoded by the exons ATGGCCGATGTCGAAAATCCTCCGACTATC GATATCCCACATATCCACAAAAACGAACGACTCTCAGCAAACTGGGTAAACAGCAACAAAGTCAGCATATACAACACCAAAAACTTGCAAAACAAAGACTTCGCTACATACAGTCCAACTGTACACATTTTAAAGCCAGaagtaattttattttctccgcAATTACGCAAACTAGTAAATGAAAGTAACGGTGTCTTCTTATCTATTCGAAAAATTAAAGTGTCTTCCGATGACATTAGGCCAGAGCTTTTGAAACATAGCAAACAATATAGATCTATATTAAGAGCTTGTATAGAAAGCTTACAAGATATATgtggaaaatcagtgtcggacAAGAAAGAATCTGTGGAGaattttcttacaatattttatCAGATCGAATGTGTCTGGCACTTaacagaaattttatatatagataTTGTACCAG GAGATGTAGTTCTACCACAATTGTTAGAATGGATCAAATTTCATTTCCCATCTACAGAACGTATGGCTAATAAAATACTGACTCTGAAGACAATTGGTGCAGACTTGAAACATGCTAACTACTGGGAGACAGTCATTCGTTGCACATTACATGGGAAATTGGAATCAGTGCGAGCTCTTCTAGCATTGCACAGTAAAGCAGATGATCCTGCCTTCATTATTGCCGACAATATACTTAAGACAATGCCAGTGTACAATGTATACGGTGGTTATTCAGTAAACGAGTTCAATATGCGTTGGAAGCACTGGCAGTTAGATTTAGGCTCGCATTTGAGTAGCAAAGATTTCATCATTGATCAGGATTTAGAAATGATTATGAAg ttAATTGCAGGAGAACAGGAAGTTCTGTGGCAGTTAACATCTTATACAGATGCTTGGTACGAACTGTTAGCAGCCAAATTGTTTTATACATCTCCATGTTGCAAACAACCTGAGCTTTCGCATCAtgcgaacagtattgccaaaagaTGGCAGGCTAATAGACCATCTGATAATGCTATACGAGCTTTGATGGAAAGCGATCTGCACCAAGTTATTAAGGAAATACAGTACATGGGGGATAATGGATGGTTCGCAACTCATTTAGTGGATTTACTATACACTTGTGGCAGACTGAAAGTTTTAGATAAAGATCAAATCGA GGTCACGAACCAACTGCATGAATCCCTAATACTAGAATATGGCAATGCACTGATGGAACATCATTCGCTTTGGCAATGTGGCGCGAGTTATTTAATGCACTGTCCTATGGAAGGTTTAGCAAGACTCGAACTGTTGATACAATCGTTGCCGATGGGATCGGAAgcaagaataaataaaattatagatATAGCTCGCGATAATAGAATGGACCATATTG TGACTAGCATATGCAAAATCCAAggaataaaatgcataaaacacGGCAGACTTGGAAATGCGCTTGCATGGGCATTGAAGGGACAGGACAGTGGTTTTGTAACTTACATAGctgatcaatttttaaaacaatatgCGGACACTGGCAAACTCGAATGTCGCGATCTTTTAGAGAATTTAGGGTTCTGTATGATGGCCAGTGATAGGCTAACATTTTTag GAAAATATTGCGAATTTCATCAAATGTATAATATTGGAGAGTTCAAAGAAGCAGCAAGCTTATTGGTGTCCCTTTTAGTCTCAAATCTAACTCCAAAATA CTTTTGGTCGATTCTTTTGTCCGATGCTATCCCATTATTAGAAGCCAAAGATGTGATCATATCCTCCAACGATTGCTACGAATTATTACGTTGCGTTGAAGCTCATGGTGATGATCCTAAGTTTCaagtagaaattgaaatttttagacTGGCTGTTGCTAGAAATTTGGCGAGAGCATTGAGCCTCGAAGGCTGCCAGTAG